One genomic region from Haloarcula taiwanensis encodes:
- a CDS encoding 50S ribosomal protein L19e → MTDLSAQKRLAADILDVGKNRVWFDPERQGDIADAITREDVRELVDEGAIQANDKKGNSRGRARERQKKRAYGHQKGAGTRKGKAGARQNSKEDWESRIRAQRTKLRELRDEGTLSSSQYRDLYDKAGGGEFDSVADLERYIDANHGDA, encoded by the coding sequence ATGACTGATCTCTCTGCACAGAAGCGACTCGCGGCCGACATCCTTGACGTCGGGAAGAACCGCGTCTGGTTCGACCCCGAGCGACAGGGCGACATCGCTGACGCGATTACCCGCGAGGACGTTCGCGAACTAGTCGATGAGGGCGCCATTCAGGCGAACGACAAGAAAGGCAACTCCCGTGGACGCGCCCGGGAGCGCCAGAAGAAGCGTGCGTACGGCCACCAGAAGGGTGCCGGTACCCGGAAGGGCAAGGCAGGCGCACGGCAGAACTCCAAGGAGGACTGGGAGTCACGCATCCGCGCACAGCGGACGAAGCTGCGCGAACTGCGTGACGAGGGAACGCTTTCGAGTTCGCAGTACCGCGACCTGTACGACAAGGCCGGCGGTGGCGAGTTCGACAGCGTTGCCGATCTCGAACGTTACATCGACGCAAACCACGGTGACGCATAA
- a CDS encoding 50S ribosomal protein L15 translates to MTSKKKRQRGSRTHGGGSHKNRRGAGHRGGRGAAGRDKHEFHNHEPLGKSGFKRPQKVQEEAATIDVREIDENVTLLAADDVAEVEDGGFRVDVRDVVEEADDADYVKVLGAGQVRHELTLIADDFSEGAREKVEAAGGSVELTDLGQERQAEAEETDDADADEE, encoded by the coding sequence ATGACGAGTAAAAAGAAACGACAGCGCGGCTCGCGCACGCACGGCGGTGGCTCGCACAAGAACCGACGTGGTGCCGGCCACCGCGGCGGTCGCGGTGCCGCAGGCCGTGACAAACACGAGTTCCACAACCACGAACCGCTCGGCAAGAGCGGCTTCAAGCGCCCGCAGAAGGTGCAGGAAGAGGCCGCGACGATCGACGTTCGCGAGATCGACGAGAACGTCACGCTGCTGGCTGCCGATGACGTCGCCGAAGTCGAAGACGGTGGCTTCCGCGTCGATGTCCGTGATGTGGTCGAAGAGGCAGACGACGCCGATTACGTGAAGGTCCTCGGTGCCGGCCAGGTTCGCCACGAACTCACGCTCATCGCCGACGACTTCTCCGAGGGCGCTCGCGAGAAAGTTGAAGCCGCAGGCGGAAGCGTCGAACTGACCGACCTCGGCCAGGAGCGCCAGGCCGAGGCCGAAGAAACCGACGACGCGGACGCGGACGAGGAATAA
- a CDS encoding preprotein translocase subunit SecY, whose protein sequence is MSWKDTAEPLLVRMPAVQRPDGHVPFKRKLTWTGGVLLLYFFLTNVKLFGLDIDASQQVFGRFSSILASGQGSIMQLGIGPIVTASIVLQLLGGADLLGLNTQDDPRDQILYQGLQKLLVLVMICLTGLPMVFAGGFLPADTAVANSLGIGTAGVQWLIFAQMFVGGVLILFMDEVISKWGVGSGIGLFIVAGVSQRLVGGLLTAPFLGNSEGIIYTWYLFITGERGTGPVLAADGLQTVLLQGELLGLFTTVLIFAVVVYAESVRVEIPLSNARVKGARGRFPVKLIYASVLPMILVRALQANIQFLGRILNAQLGSMPAFLGTYANGQPTGGLFYFLAPIQSRGDWMWWLEGTAQPVWQILTRVGIDLFVMLVGGAIFAVFWVETTDMGPEATAKQIHNSGMQIPGFRQNVGVIEKVLERYIPQVTVIGGALVGLLAVMANMLGTIGGVSGTGLLLTVSITYKLYEEIAEEQLMEMHPMMRQMFG, encoded by the coding sequence ATGAGCTGGAAGGACACCGCCGAACCACTGCTTGTCCGGATGCCTGCAGTCCAGCGACCGGACGGACACGTCCCGTTCAAGCGCAAGCTCACTTGGACAGGTGGCGTGCTCCTGCTGTATTTCTTCCTGACGAACGTGAAGCTGTTCGGGCTGGACATCGACGCCAGCCAACAGGTGTTCGGGCGCTTCTCCTCGATTCTGGCCTCCGGCCAGGGGAGCATCATGCAGCTGGGTATCGGTCCGATCGTCACGGCGTCCATCGTGTTACAGCTCCTCGGTGGGGCGGACCTGCTCGGGCTGAACACCCAAGACGATCCGCGAGATCAGATCCTCTATCAGGGGCTCCAGAAGCTGCTGGTGCTTGTGATGATCTGTCTCACCGGGCTCCCGATGGTGTTTGCCGGCGGCTTCCTCCCGGCTGACACAGCGGTCGCGAACTCACTGGGTATCGGCACGGCCGGTGTCCAGTGGCTCATCTTCGCCCAGATGTTCGTCGGCGGTGTCCTCATCCTGTTTATGGACGAGGTCATCTCCAAATGGGGCGTCGGCTCCGGTATCGGGCTGTTCATTGTCGCCGGCGTGAGCCAACGGCTTGTCGGTGGCCTCCTGACGGCCCCGTTCCTCGGGAACAGCGAGGGGATTATCTACACCTGGTACCTGTTCATCACCGGCGAGCGCGGCACCGGACCAGTGCTAGCTGCTGATGGCCTCCAGACCGTGCTGCTTCAGGGCGAACTGCTGGGGCTGTTCACGACGGTCCTCATCTTCGCCGTGGTCGTCTACGCCGAATCGGTCCGCGTGGAGATTCCGCTGTCGAACGCCCGCGTGAAAGGGGCCCGTGGCCGGTTCCCGGTCAAGCTTATCTACGCGAGCGTCCTGCCGATGATCCTCGTCCGGGCACTGCAGGCGAACATCCAGTTCCTGGGCCGGATCCTGAACGCCCAGCTGGGTTCGATGCCAGCGTTCCTCGGCACGTACGCTAACGGCCAGCCCACCGGCGGCCTGTTCTACTTCCTTGCCCCCATCCAGAGCCGTGGCGACTGGATGTGGTGGCTCGAAGGGACGGCCCAACCGGTCTGGCAGATCCTGACCCGCGTCGGTATCGACCTGTTCGTCATGCTGGTCGGCGGCGCCATCTTCGCCGTGTTCTGGGTCGAGACCACCGACATGGGCCCGGAGGCGACGGCCAAGCAGATCCACAACTCCGGGATGCAGATCCCTGGCTTCCGCCAGAACGTCGGCGTCATCGAGAAAGTGCTTGAGCGGTACATTCCGCAAGTGACTGTCATCGGCGGTGCCTTGGTTGGGTTGCTCGCCGTGATGGCCAACATGCTGGGTACCATCGGCGGCGTCTCCGGTACCGGGCTGCTACTGACGGTCTCCATTACGTACAAGCTGTACGAGGAGATCGCCGAAGAGCAACTCATGGAGATGCATCCGATGATGCGCCAGATGTTCGGATGA
- a CDS encoding 50S ribosomal protein L30 — translation MHALVQLRGEVNMHSDIQDTLEMLNIHHVNHCTLVPETDAYRGMVTKVNDFVAFGEPSQDTLETILATRAEPLEGDADVDDEWVAENTDYDDISGLAFALLSEETTLREQGLSPTLRLHPPRGGHDGVKHPVKEGGQLGKHDTEGIDDLLEAMR, via the coding sequence ATGCACGCGCTCGTCCAGCTCCGTGGCGAAGTCAACATGCACAGCGACATCCAGGACACTCTGGAGATGCTCAACATCCACCACGTGAACCACTGCACGCTCGTCCCCGAGACGGACGCCTACCGCGGCATGGTGACGAAGGTCAACGACTTCGTCGCCTTCGGTGAGCCGAGCCAGGACACCTTGGAGACGATTCTGGCCACGCGCGCCGAGCCGCTTGAGGGCGACGCCGACGTGGACGACGAGTGGGTCGCCGAGAACACGGACTACGACGACATCTCCGGGCTCGCGTTCGCGCTCCTCTCCGAGGAGACGACGCTGCGCGAGCAGGGACTGTCACCGACGCTCCGTCTGCACCCGCCTCGCGGCGGTCATGACGGTGTCAAACACCCCGTCAAAGAGGGCGGGCAGCTCGGGAAACACGACACCGAGGGAATCGACGACCTCCTGGAGGCGATGCGATAA
- a CDS encoding 30S ribosomal protein S14 — translation MSESETTDEPDSETATSERTGQLESCQRCGREQGLVGKYDIWLCRQCFREISRGMGFKKYS, via the coding sequence ATGAGCGAAAGTGAAACCACAGACGAGCCCGATTCCGAGACGGCAACCAGTGAGCGAACTGGCCAGCTCGAGTCCTGTCAGCGCTGCGGGCGCGAACAGGGACTCGTCGGCAAGTACGATATCTGGCTGTGCCGCCAGTGCTTCCGCGAGATTTCGCGGGGCATGGGCTTCAAGAAGTACAGCTAA
- a CDS encoding 50S ribosomal protein L24 → MSKQPDKQRKSQRRAPLHERHKQVRATLSADLREEYGQRNVRVNTGDTVEVLRGDFAGEEGEVLNVDLDKAVIHVEDVTLEKTDGEEVPRPLDTSNVRVTDLDLEDEKREARLESEDDSA, encoded by the coding sequence ATGAGCAAGCAACCAGACAAACAACGCAAGAGTCAACGACGTGCCCCGCTTCACGAGCGGCACAAGCAGGTCCGGGCGACGCTGTCAGCCGACCTCCGCGAGGAGTACGGCCAGCGAAACGTCCGCGTCAACACCGGTGACACCGTCGAGGTGCTCCGTGGCGACTTCGCTGGCGAGGAAGGCGAAGTCCTCAACGTAGACCTCGACAAGGCCGTCATCCACGTCGAGGATGTCACGCTCGAAAAGACGGACGGCGAGGAAGTCCCGCGACCGCTGGACACCTCGAACGTCCGCGTGACGGACCTGGACCTCGAAGACGAGAAGCGCGAGGCGCGTCTCGAATCGGAGGATGATTCCGCATGA
- a CDS encoding 50S ribosomal protein L5 — translation MSSESESSGDFHEMREPRIEKVVVHMGIGHGGRDLANAEDILGEITGQTPVRTKAKRTVGEFDIREGDPIGAKVTLRDEMAEEFLQTALPLAELATSQFDDTGNFSFGVEEHTEFPSQEYDPSIGIYGLDVTVNLVRPGYRVAKRDKASRSIPTKHRLNPADAVAFIESTYDVEVSE, via the coding sequence ATGAGCTCCGAGAGTGAGTCCAGCGGCGATTTCCACGAGATGCGCGAACCGCGCATCGAGAAGGTCGTCGTCCACATGGGTATTGGCCACGGTGGGCGCGACCTCGCCAACGCAGAGGACATTCTCGGGGAAATCACCGGACAGACGCCGGTTCGAACGAAGGCCAAGCGGACTGTCGGCGAGTTCGACATCCGCGAGGGCGACCCCATCGGTGCGAAGGTCACCCTCCGCGACGAGATGGCCGAAGAGTTCCTCCAGACGGCGCTGCCGCTCGCTGAACTGGCGACGAGCCAGTTCGACGATACCGGCAACTTCAGCTTCGGCGTCGAGGAACACACCGAGTTCCCGAGCCAGGAGTACGACCCGAGCATCGGAATCTACGGGCTGGACGTGACGGTCAACCTCGTCCGCCCCGGCTACCGCGTCGCCAAGCGCGACAAGGCGTCGCGCTCGATTCCGACGAAGCATCGACTCAACCCGGCGGACGCGGTCGCCTTCATCGAGTCGACCTACGACGTGGAGGTGAGCGAATGA
- a CDS encoding 30S ribosomal protein S4e: MSNHQKRLSVPNSWPVERKTATFTVKAGAGPHGEDGVPLLIVLRDVLGYADNRKEARYALNEDNVLINGKAISDEERPVGMFDILAFTEREEYYRVFPGEGGRLALTAIDPDAAESKLGKIVTKTHVSGGDVQLGLHDGETLIVEDDQTYDAGDSIVVGNEDGEIVAHFEYEEGALVTAVDGAHAGEVGEIEEIQVTPGSAQNNVIVSQDDGDGFETVEEYVVVIDENFTGDDE, encoded by the coding sequence ATGAGTAACCACCAGAAGCGACTCTCGGTGCCAAACAGCTGGCCTGTAGAGCGCAAGACCGCGACGTTTACGGTGAAAGCCGGTGCCGGCCCGCACGGTGAGGACGGGGTTCCCCTACTCATCGTTCTCCGGGACGTGCTCGGCTACGCCGACAACCGCAAAGAAGCCCGCTACGCCCTCAACGAGGACAACGTCCTCATCAACGGGAAGGCTATCTCCGACGAGGAGCGCCCCGTCGGGATGTTCGACATCCTGGCCTTCACCGAGCGCGAGGAGTACTACCGCGTGTTCCCCGGCGAGGGTGGTCGGCTGGCGCTGACCGCAATCGACCCGGACGCGGCCGAATCCAAGCTCGGCAAAATCGTCACCAAGACCCACGTCTCCGGTGGCGACGTCCAGCTGGGCCTCCACGACGGTGAGACACTCATCGTCGAGGACGACCAGACCTACGATGCTGGTGACTCCATCGTCGTCGGCAACGAGGACGGCGAAATCGTCGCCCACTTCGAATACGAAGAGGGCGCGCTTGTCACCGCCGTCGACGGTGCCCACGCGGGCGAGGTCGGCGAAATCGAGGAGATTCAGGTGACGCCGGGCTCGGCCCAGAACAACGTCATCGTCTCACAGGACGACGGTGACGGCTTCGAGACAGTCGAAGAGTACGTCGTCGTCATCGACGAGAACTTCACAGGTGATGACGAATGA
- a CDS encoding 50S ribosomal protein L18, whose protein sequence is MATGPRYKVPMRRRREARTDYHQRLRLLKSGKPRLVARKSNKHVRAQLVTLGPNGDDTLASAHSSDLAEYGWEAPTGNMPSAYLTGLLAGLRAQEAGIEEAVLDIGLNSPTPGSKVFAIQEGAIDAGLDIPHNDDVLADWQRTRGAHIAEYDEQLDEPLYSGDFDAADLPEHFDELRETLLEGDIEL, encoded by the coding sequence ATGGCGACAGGACCACGATATAAAGTACCGATGCGGCGACGCCGCGAGGCCAGAACCGATTACCATCAGCGGTTGCGCCTGTTGAAATCCGGTAAGCCACGTCTCGTTGCTCGAAAGAGCAATAAACACGTCAGGGCGCAGCTGGTGACGCTTGGCCCCAACGGCGACGACACTCTCGCGTCCGCTCACTCGAGCGACCTCGCCGAGTACGGCTGGGAGGCCCCGACGGGCAATATGCCCTCGGCCTACCTCACCGGTCTGCTCGCCGGGCTTCGCGCGCAGGAAGCGGGCATCGAGGAGGCAGTGCTCGACATCGGACTCAACAGCCCGACCCCCGGAAGCAAAGTATTCGCAATACAGGAAGGCGCAATCGACGCCGGCCTAGACATCCCACACAACGACGACGTACTCGCCGACTGGCAGCGCACGCGCGGTGCCCACATCGCCGAGTACGACGAGCAGCTCGACGAGCCGCTGTACAGCGGCGACTTCGACGCTGCCGATCTCCCGGAGCACTTCGACGAGCTCCGCGAGACCCTACTGGAAGGTGACATCGAACTATGA
- a CDS encoding 50S ribosomal protein L6 gives MPRVELEIPEDVDAEQDHLDITVEGDNGSVTRRLWYPDIDVSVDGDTVVIESDEDNAKTMSTIGTFQSHIENMFHGVTEGWEYEMEVFYSHFPMQVDVEGDEVVIENFLGEKAPRRTTIHGDTDVEIDGEELTISGPDIEAVGQTAADIEQLTRINDKDVRVFQDGVYITQKPNRGDA, from the coding sequence ATGCCACGAGTAGAACTGGAGATTCCGGAGGACGTGGACGCCGAGCAGGACCACCTTGACATCACCGTCGAGGGGGACAACGGCAGCGTCACGCGTCGGCTCTGGTACCCTGATATCGACGTGTCCGTCGACGGCGACACGGTCGTCATCGAGTCCGACGAGGACAACGCCAAGACGATGTCGACGATCGGTACCTTCCAGAGCCACATCGAGAACATGTTCCACGGCGTGACCGAGGGCTGGGAGTACGAGATGGAAGTCTTTTACTCTCACTTCCCGATGCAGGTCGACGTCGAGGGTGACGAAGTCGTCATCGAGAACTTCCTGGGCGAGAAGGCCCCCCGTCGCACGACGATCCACGGCGACACGGACGTCGAAATCGACGGCGAGGAGCTGACCATCAGTGGTCCCGACATCGAAGCCGTCGGTCAGACCGCTGCGGACATCGAACAGCTCACGCGCATCAACGACAAGGACGTGCGTGTGTTCCAGGACGGGGTGTACATCACCCAGAAACCGAACCGAGGTGACGCCTGA
- a CDS encoding 30S ribosomal protein S8, which yields MTGNDPFANALSALNNAESVGHLEQTVSPASNEIGSVLEVFYDRGYIDGFSFVDDGKAGEFEVELKGAINECGPVKPRYSAGADEFEKWEKRFLPARDYGTLVVTTSHGIMSHYEAREQGVGGQVIAYVY from the coding sequence ATGACAGGGAACGACCCATTTGCCAACGCACTGTCGGCGCTTAACAACGCCGAGAGCGTCGGGCACCTAGAGCAGACAGTATCGCCCGCTTCGAACGAGATCGGCAGCGTCCTCGAGGTCTTCTACGACCGCGGGTACATCGACGGATTCAGTTTCGTCGACGACGGCAAAGCCGGCGAGTTCGAAGTCGAACTGAAAGGAGCCATCAACGAGTGTGGCCCGGTCAAGCCCCGCTACTCTGCGGGCGCAGACGAGTTCGAAAAGTGGGAGAAGCGGTTCCTCCCCGCCCGTGACTACGGGACCCTTGTCGTCACGACCAGCCACGGCATCATGAGCCACTACGAGGCTCGTGAGCAGGGCGTTGGTGGCCAAGTCATCGCGTACGTATACTAA
- a CDS encoding NAD-dependent dehydratase, translating into MNLTTLVAGGGGFLGSHLCTALVEDGHEVICIDNFGSGRRENLAHLEDHPRFMLIEADIREPLGLPAADRVYHLASRASPTDFTEFPVQIALTNTEGTRNLLDYAVKHDARMVYASTSEVYGDPEVHPQPESYTGNVNIRGPRGCYDESKRFGETLTVAYEKRYDIDVRTARIFNTYGPRMRADDGRVVPTFVTQALDGEDLTIYGDGTQTRSFCYVSDMVAGLRALMDQPGLDGEVVNIGRENEITIRTLADRILEHCDTDSDLIFEPLPEDDPERRRPDISKAQKLLNWEPNVSLNEGLRQTISYFGHN; encoded by the coding sequence ATGAATCTGACAACGCTGGTAGCGGGTGGTGGCGGTTTTCTCGGAAGTCACCTCTGTACGGCATTAGTCGAAGACGGACACGAGGTTATCTGCATTGATAACTTTGGTAGTGGACGCCGTGAGAACCTCGCACACCTTGAGGACCACCCGCGGTTCATGCTCATTGAGGCTGATATCCGCGAACCGCTAGGACTGCCCGCTGCTGACCGCGTGTACCACCTTGCGTCGCGCGCCTCGCCGACAGACTTCACTGAGTTCCCGGTACAAATCGCGCTGACCAACACTGAGGGAACCCGCAATCTACTTGACTACGCGGTCAAGCATGACGCACGGATGGTGTATGCAAGCACGAGTGAGGTCTACGGCGACCCGGAGGTCCATCCCCAGCCCGAAAGCTACACCGGAAACGTCAATATAAGAGGTCCACGTGGCTGTTATGACGAGTCGAAGCGTTTCGGCGAAACACTGACCGTCGCCTACGAGAAGCGTTATGACATCGACGTTCGGACCGCACGAATCTTCAATACATACGGTCCCAGAATGCGGGCTGACGACGGTCGGGTTGTCCCCACATTCGTTACACAGGCGCTTGACGGGGAGGACCTCACCATCTACGGCGACGGCACACAGACTCGGAGCTTCTGTTACGTCAGTGATATGGTGGCCGGTCTCAGAGCTTTGATGGACCAGCCAGGTCTCGACGGCGAAGTGGTCAACATTGGCAGAGAAAACGAGATTACAATTCGGACGCTGGCCGACCGCATTCTCGAACACTGCGACACGGATAGTGACCTCATATTCGAACCGCTGCCTGAGGACGACCCTGAACGGCGACGCCCCGATATCTCAAAGGCACAGAAACTGCTCAACTGGGAACCAAACGTATCACTGAACGAAGGTCTTCGCCAGACCATCTCGTACTTTGGACACAATTAA
- a CDS encoding 50S ribosomal protein L32e, with translation MADNEEDVEAEAEYTELTDISGVGPSKAESLREAGFESVEDVRGADQSALADVSGIGNALAARIKADVGGLEVDSETEAEVEEEGGEEAPDEDVETELQARGLTDKTPDLSDDEARLLTQRHRVGKPQFNRQDHHKKKRVSTSWRKPRGQLSKQRRGIKGKGDTVEAGFRSPTAVRGKHPSGFEEVRVHNVDDLEGVDGDTEAVRIASKVGARKRERIEEEAEDAGIRVLNPTYVEVEVSE, from the coding sequence ATGGCGGACAATGAAGAAGATGTCGAAGCAGAGGCAGAGTACACCGAACTGACCGACATCAGCGGCGTCGGCCCGTCCAAGGCGGAATCGCTCCGCGAGGCCGGGTTCGAGTCGGTCGAAGACGTCCGCGGTGCCGACCAGTCCGCGCTCGCCGATGTCAGTGGCATCGGGAACGCGCTGGCGGCCCGAATCAAGGCCGACGTCGGCGGACTCGAAGTCGACTCCGAGACCGAAGCCGAAGTCGAAGAGGAAGGCGGCGAAGAAGCCCCCGACGAGGATGTGGAGACAGAACTCCAGGCTCGCGGGCTCACCGACAAGACGCCGGACCTCTCCGACGATGAAGCGCGGCTGCTGACCCAGCGGCACCGGGTCGGCAAGCCGCAGTTCAACCGCCAGGACCACCACAAGAAAAAGCGCGTCTCGACCTCGTGGCGCAAGCCCCGCGGCCAGCTCTCGAAGCAGCGCCGCGGTATCAAGGGCAAGGGCGACACGGTTGAGGCGGGCTTCCGCTCGCCGACCGCGGTTCGTGGCAAGCACCCGTCCGGCTTCGAGGAGGTCCGCGTGCACAACGTGGACGACCTCGAAGGCGTTGACGGCGACACCGAGGCCGTTCGGATCGCCTCGAAGGTCGGCGCTCGCAAGCGCGAGCGAATCGAAGAGGAAGCCGAGGACGCGGGCATCCGCGTGCTCAACCCCACCTACGTCGAAGTCGAGGTGAGTGAGTGA
- a CDS encoding 30S ribosomal protein S5 has protein sequence MSANNGWEPRTRLGKQVVEGEIDSMQEALNSGLPLKESEVVDQLVPDLEDEVLDINMVQRMTDSGRRVKFRCVVAVGNRDGLIGYAEGRDDQVGGAIQKAIDIAKLNIIDVSRGCGSWECGCGRPHTVALRTEGKAGSVEVELQPAPRGLGLAGGETVRKVLELAGIEDIWTRSSGNTRTTVNFAKATFNALQNTAEARVPERTFEKREVIE, from the coding sequence ATGAGTGCTAACAACGGATGGGAGCCACGGACACGCCTCGGCAAGCAGGTCGTCGAGGGCGAAATCGACTCCATGCAGGAGGCGCTGAACTCCGGGCTCCCGCTGAAAGAATCGGAAGTCGTCGACCAGCTCGTTCCCGATCTGGAAGACGAAGTGCTGGACATCAACATGGTTCAGCGGATGACAGACTCCGGCCGCCGCGTGAAGTTCCGCTGCGTGGTCGCCGTTGGCAACCGCGACGGTCTCATCGGCTACGCCGAAGGCCGTGACGACCAGGTCGGCGGTGCCATCCAGAAAGCAATCGACATCGCGAAGCTGAACATCATCGATGTCTCCCGCGGCTGCGGGTCCTGGGAGTGTGGCTGTGGCCGTCCCCACACGGTCGCGCTGCGCACCGAGGGCAAGGCCGGAAGCGTCGAAGTCGAGCTGCAGCCGGCCCCGCGCGGGCTGGGCCTCGCGGGCGGAGAGACCGTCCGCAAGGTGCTCGAACTCGCCGGCATTGAGGACATCTGGACACGCAGTAGCGGGAACACGCGCACCACGGTCAACTTCGCAAAGGCGACGTTCAACGCCCTGCAGAACACGGCCGAGGCGCGCGTCCCCGAACGAACCTTCGAGAAGCGAGAGGTGATCGAGTGA